In Ruminiclostridium papyrosolvens DSM 2782, the following proteins share a genomic window:
- the rplX gene encoding 50S ribosomal protein L24 produces the protein MANKVHVKKSDTVLVLSGKDRGKKGKVLSVNPSTNQVLVEGVNMSTKHKKPRGKYQQGGIIHQESHINSSNVMLVCDKCGKPTKVAKKILDNGQKARACKNCNEIIDIVLDKNKDG, from the coding sequence TTGGCAAACAAAGTTCATGTAAAAAAGAGTGATACAGTTCTTGTGCTTTCAGGAAAAGATAGAGGCAAGAAGGGCAAGGTATTAAGCGTAAATCCTTCTACTAATCAAGTACTTGTTGAAGGCGTAAACATGTCAACAAAGCACAAAAAGCCTAGAGGAAAATATCAACAAGGTGGCATTATCCATCAGGAATCACATATTAACAGTTCAAATGTTATGTTGGTTTGTGACAAATGTGGAAAGCCTACCAAAGTTGCAAAGAAAATTCTCGACAACGGGCAGAAGGCTAGAGCTTGTAAGAACTGTAACGAAATTATTGATATAGTATTAGATAAAAACAAAGACGGTTAA
- the rplE gene encoding 50S ribosomal protein L5 — protein MVRLKDKYLSEAVPALKEKFKYSSNMQIPKLEKIVLNMGVGEVKDNPKAMDSAVNDMTLITGQKPIVTKAKKSVAAFKLRQGMNIGCKVTLRGARMYEFVDKLFNVAIPRVRDFRGLSNNSFDGRGNYSMGVKDQLIFPEIEYDKVDKLRGMDIVFVTTAKSDEEAKELLKLLGMPFSQS, from the coding sequence ATGGTAAGGTTAAAAGACAAATATCTTAGTGAAGCAGTTCCTGCTTTGAAAGAAAAGTTTAAATATAGCAGTAACATGCAGATTCCAAAGCTTGAAAAGATAGTTCTTAACATGGGAGTCGGAGAAGTTAAGGACAATCCAAAGGCTATGGATTCAGCAGTAAATGATATGACATTGATTACCGGACAGAAGCCGATTGTAACAAAGGCTAAGAAGTCTGTTGCGGCATTTAAGTTGAGACAGGGAATGAATATTGGCTGTAAGGTTACATTAAGAGGCGCAAGAATGTATGAATTCGTTGATAAGCTCTTTAATGTAGCCATTCCTAGAGTAAGAGACTTCAGAGGTCTTTCCAATAACTCATTTGACGGTAGAGGAAATTACTCTATGGGTGTAAAAGACCAGCTAATATTCCCTGAAATAGAGTATGACAAGGTTGATAAGTTAAGAGGAATGGATATCGTTTTTGTAACTACGGCTAAGAGTGATGAAGAAGCAAAAGAGCTTCTAAAGTTACTTGGTATGCCATTCAGCCAGAGCTAA
- the rpsH gene encoding 30S ribosomal protein S8 codes for MQITDAIADMLTRIRNAGSAKHESVDIPASNLKRSIANILLEEGYIKNFEEISDGKQGVLRVNLKYANNKQNVITGIKRISKPGLRVYAGKDELPKVLGGLGIAIISTSKGIMTDRKARVEGIGGEVLAFVW; via the coding sequence ATGCAAATTACTGATGCAATAGCTGATATGTTGACCAGAATAAGAAATGCAGGTTCTGCAAAACATGAATCAGTTGATATACCCGCTTCCAACCTCAAGAGGTCTATAGCAAATATTTTGCTGGAAGAAGGATATATTAAGAATTTTGAAGAAATTAGTGACGGAAAGCAAGGAGTACTTAGGGTTAACCTGAAGTACGCCAATAATAAGCAAAACGTTATAACTGGAATAAAGAGAATTAGTAAGCCTGGTTTGAGAGTATATGCAGGAAAAGACGAACTGCCAAAGGTTTTAGGCGGACTCGGTATAGCAATTATCTCAACATCAAAGGGAATAATGACTGACAGGAAGGCCAGAGTAGAAGGTATAGGCGGAGAAGTTCTGGCATTT
- the rpmC gene encoding 50S ribosomal protein L29 gives MKASEIREKDIVELNKELGELKSELFKLRFQLATNQLENPMKLKDVKKSIARVKTIIREKELSDNK, from the coding sequence ATGAAAGCTAGTGAAATCAGAGAAAAGGATATTGTTGAATTAAACAAGGAATTGGGCGAATTAAAGTCTGAACTCTTTAAGCTTAGATTTCAGCTTGCTACAAATCAGCTTGAGAACCCAATGAAACTTAAGGATGTTAAAAAATCCATTGCTAGAGTTAAAACAATAATAAGGGAAAAAGAGCTTAGCGATAACAAGTAA
- a CDS encoding type Z 30S ribosomal protein S14, which produces MAKKSMIIKQQRTPKFSTRAYNRCKICGRPHAYIRKFGICRLCFRQLAYKGQIPGVKKASW; this is translated from the coding sequence ATGGCAAAGAAATCTATGATTATAAAGCAACAACGTACACCCAAGTTTAGTACAAGGGCTTACAATAGATGTAAAATATGTGGAAGACCACATGCATACATTAGAAAATTTGGAATTTGCCGTTTATGCTTTAGACAGTTAGCGTACAAAGGTCAAATACCTGGCGTTAAAAAAGCAAGCTGGTAA
- the rplN gene encoding 50S ribosomal protein L14, with product MIQVQSRMKVADNTGAKELMCIKVLGGSWRKYANIGDVIVASVKNATPGGVVKKGDVVKCVIVRSKKGVRRPDGSYIRFDENAAVIIKDDKNPRGTRIFGPVARELRDKDFMKILSLAPEVL from the coding sequence ATGATTCAAGTTCAGTCTAGAATGAAAGTAGCTGATAATACCGGAGCTAAAGAACTTATGTGTATAAAAGTTCTTGGCGGTTCTTGGAGAAAGTATGCTAATATAGGTGATGTTATAGTAGCTTCTGTTAAAAATGCAACACCCGGCGGTGTTGTAAAAAAAGGTGACGTAGTAAAGTGCGTTATTGTACGCTCTAAGAAAGGCGTTAGAAGACCAGACGGATCTTACATCAGATTTGATGAAAACGCTGCAGTTATAATTAAAGATGATAAGAACCCAAGAGGAACTCGTATATTTGGACCTGTTGCAAGAGAATTAAGAGATAAGGATTTCATGAAGATTCTTTCTCTTGCACCGGAAGTATTGTAA
- the rpsQ gene encoding 30S ribosomal protein S17, translated as MVERALRKTRVGKVVSNKMDKTIVVAIETSVKHPLYGKIVKRTYKLKAHDEENTCQIGDKVKVMETRPLSKEKRWRLVEIVEKAQ; from the coding sequence TTGGTTGAAAGAGCTTTAAGAAAGACTAGGGTTGGCAAGGTTGTCAGCAATAAAATGGATAAAACTATTGTTGTTGCTATAGAAACTAGTGTAAAGCATCCGTTATACGGAAAAATTGTTAAGAGAACTTATAAGCTAAAGGCACATGATGAAGAAAACACATGCCAGATTGGTGATAAAGTTAAAGTAATGGAAACAAGACCATTGAGTAAGGAAAAGAGATGGAGACTTGTTGAAATCGTTGAAAAGGCACAATAA
- the rplP gene encoding 50S ribosomal protein L16 has translation MLMPKRVKHRRVHRGRMTGKATRGNFVSNGEFGIQALEPAWITSNQIEAARIAMTRFIKRGGKVWIKIFPDKPVTKKPAETRMGSGKGSPEYWVAVVKPGRVLFEIAGVPEETAREALRLAMHKLPVKCKFVTRETEMGGEANES, from the coding sequence ATGTTAATGCCCAAAAGAGTAAAACATAGAAGGGTTCACAGAGGTAGAATGACCGGAAAAGCTACCAGAGGTAACTTTGTTAGCAATGGTGAGTTCGGAATTCAGGCTTTAGAACCTGCTTGGATAACAAGCAACCAGATTGAAGCTGCCAGAATAGCAATGACTCGTTTCATTAAGCGTGGCGGTAAGGTTTGGATTAAAATATTCCCTGATAAACCGGTAACAAAGAAACCTGCTGAAACTCGTATGGGTAGTGGTAAAGGTTCACCGGAGTACTGGGTTGCAGTAGTAAAACCTGGAAGAGTATTATTTGAAATTGCGGGAGTACCTGAAGAAACAGCTAGAGAGGCATTAAGACTCGCTATGCACAAGCTTCCGGTTAAATGTAAATTTGTAACCCGCGAGACAGAAATGGGTGGTGAAGCAAATGAAAGCTAG